A window of the Arachis duranensis cultivar V14167 chromosome 5, aradu.V14167.gnm2.J7QH, whole genome shotgun sequence genome harbors these coding sequences:
- the LOC110281005 gene encoding 2-hydroxyisoflavanone dehydratase yields MASKEIEKEIPTYITLYKDGTVDRPRQTPYAAPSLDGTPHVSSKDIIISQNPSISARLYLPKPLPQTHKLPILVYFHGGGFFFESAFSELYHNYFNTFVPAAYDDCFAALQWVASHSSNNTTEPWLIDYGDFSRIFIGGDSAGGNIVHNVAMRAGSEALEEGGNVNLLGAIYVHPYFYSSEAIGSESVSEHEKSLGYIVWDFVYPNAPGGINNPMVNPFAPGAPSLASLGCSKILVCLAGNDSIRDRGIWFFEGLNKSGWKGKSELFEEAGEDHVYHIFHPETEKAKKITDRMASFILH; encoded by the coding sequence ATGGCTTCGAAGGAGATTGAGAAGGAGATCCCAACATACATCACTCTGTACAAAGACGGAACAGTAGATCGGCCACGACAAACCCCATACGCGGCACCCTCTCTTGATGGAACTCCTCATGTCTCATCCAAAGACATAATCATCTCACAAAATCCTTCCATCTCTGCACGTCTCTACCTTCCAAAACCCCTTCCTCAAACCCACAAACTCCCAATCTTGGTCTACTTCCATGGCGGTGGCTTCTTCTTCGAATCCGCCTTCTCTGAACTCTACCACAACTACTTCAACACCTTCGTCCCCGCCGCTTACGATGATTGCTTCGCCGCTCTTCAATGGGTCGCTTCTCACTCCTCCAATAACACTACCGAGCCATGGTTGATCGATTACGGTGACTTCTCCAGAATCTTCATAGGCGGCGACAGTGCTGGTGGCAACATCGTGCATAACGTGGCCATGCGAGCTGGTTCTGAAGCTCTAGAAGAGGGTGGCAATGTGAATCTTCTAGGCGCTATTTATGTGCACCCTTACTTCTACAGTTCAGAGGCAATTGGATCTGAGTCTGTGAGCGAGCATGAAAAGAGTTTGGGTTATATTGTTTGGGATTTTGTTTACCCGAATGCGCCAGGTGGAATCAACAACCCTATGGTGAATCCCTTTGCTCCTGGGGCTCCCAGCTTGGCTAGCCTTGGGTGTTCTAAGATACTAGTGTGTCTCGCTGGCAATGATTCCATAAGGGACAGAGGGATTTGGTTCTTTGAGGGTCTCAACAAGAGTGGGTGGAAAGGTAAATCCGAGCTCTTTGAAGAGGCAGGCGAGGACCATGTTTATCACATCTTCCATCCTGAAACTGAGAAAGCCAAGAAAATCACAGATCGCATGgcttcttttattttacattGA